One part of the Lotus japonicus ecotype B-129 chromosome 2, LjGifu_v1.2 genome encodes these proteins:
- the LOC130736367 gene encoding uncharacterized protein LOC130736367 codes for MKNIVLETYSGKVDPKEHLLHFNTKMVISAASDAVKCRMFPATFKGTAMAWFTTLPRGSIMNIPDFSSKFLVQFSASKTKQVTNEDLYNVGQSEGETLKQYVKRFSAASVKIEESEPHACARAFKNCLQPGKLNSKLSRKPARSMAEIRTRANTYILDEEDDAFKRRRAKKEKDDEQGTRRQRKSRVKRGERAARGETER; via the coding sequence ATGAAGAATATCGTCCTCGAGACATATAGTGGGAAAGTTGATCCCAAGGAGCACCTGCTACATTTCAATACAAAAATGGTGATCAGTGCCGCTTCCGACGccgtgaagtgcaggatgtttccagctACGTTCAAAGGCACGGCCATGGCGTGGTTCACCACTCTACCCCGTGGATCCATCATGAATATTCCTGACTTCTCGTCAAAGTTCCTTGTCCAGTTTTCAGCTAGTAAAACCAAGCAGGTGACAAATGAGGATCTCTACAATGTGGGCCAATCCGAGGGAGAGACTCTGAAGCAGTACGTAAAACGATTCAGCGCGGCATCCGTCAAAATTGAGGAGTCAGAGCCGCACGCCTGTGCGCGTGCCTTCAAGAACTGTTTGCAGCCGGGGAAGCTGAATAGCAAGCTGAGCCGCAAGCCGGCTCGGTCCATGGCGGAGATCCGGACGCGAGCAAATACCTACATCCTGGACGAGGAGGATGACGCTTTCAAGCGAAGACGCGCTAAAAAGGAGAAGGACGACGAACAGGGGACGCGTCGCCAGAGGAAAAGCAGAGTAAAGAGAGGGGAGAGGGCAGCAAGAGGCGAGACAGAAAGGTGA